One window of Pseudacidobacterium ailaaui genomic DNA carries:
- a CDS encoding response regulator transcription factor encodes MPANAARILVVEDEAHLAQGLFFNLQAEGYEVELASDGEAALSAIAASPAFDAIILDVMLPGKDGFTVARHLRSQQNYVPILMLTARGRTEDVLNGFAAGADDYLPKPFDLSVLLARLHGLLRRVAWHLPSSGQTGPSPSRFEFAGRCIDFDSLELTAPGKQVRLTVMEAGLLRYLTQNPGRIVSRKEILEQVWHVREDTDTRAIDNFIVRLRRYLEEDPASPIFLRTVRGVGYRFTPDGE; translated from the coding sequence ATGCCTGCAAACGCTGCACGCATCCTTGTCGTCGAAGATGAAGCCCATCTCGCACAGGGCCTCTTCTTTAACCTTCAGGCGGAAGGTTATGAAGTCGAGTTGGCCTCGGACGGAGAAGCGGCGCTCTCTGCCATCGCCGCCAGTCCCGCATTTGACGCCATCATCCTCGACGTCATGCTCCCCGGCAAGGACGGCTTTACCGTCGCCCGCCACCTGCGCAGCCAGCAGAACTACGTTCCCATCCTCATGCTCACCGCGCGCGGCCGTACCGAAGATGTCCTTAACGGCTTTGCCGCCGGCGCCGACGACTATCTTCCCAAGCCCTTCGACCTCTCCGTCCTGCTTGCGCGTCTTCACGGCCTGCTGCGTCGCGTCGCCTGGCACCTTCCCTCGTCCGGTCAGACCGGGCCGTCCCCCTCCCGATTTGAATTTGCAGGACGCTGCATTGACTTTGACTCACTCGAACTCACCGCTCCCGGCAAACAGGTGCGCCTCACCGTCATGGAGGCCGGCCTTCTCCGCTATCTCACACAGAATCCCGGACGCATCGTCTCCCGCAAGGAGATCCTCGAACAGGTCTGGCACGTGCGCGAAGACACCGACACCCGCGCCATTGATAACTTCATCGTGCGCCTCCGCCGCTACCTCGAAGAGGACCCCGCCAGCCCCATCTTTCTCCGGACCGTGCGCGGCGTTGGATATCGTTTCACCCCCGATGGGGAATGA
- a CDS encoding sensor histidine kinase produces MRITRRRPAIIFFIALGVCLVGVAIALNIGWIILNWRRDWPMLVGIPFFLLLIAGVVLNTIFLVREVRRNERHDSFLNAVTHELKTPITSIRLYLETLQRRVLSEEQRQHFYSIMLADSERLLATVEQVLKAGEVGQRARNQVRVEVDMAELVRHCVETTLLQHHLAADTISFTASGSPLLVRGNPDELQTAVMNILNNSVKYSPHGLRARVRLAPEGDAWIVLSVSDEGIGIAPAHLKRIFKRFYRVPARQVLRTKGTGLGLFLVRSIARQHGGDVTAESAGEGRGTTIRLLLPRLLEHASPSPLE; encoded by the coding sequence ATGCGCATCACCCGACGCCGCCCTGCCATCATCTTCTTCATCGCCCTGGGTGTCTGTCTTGTCGGTGTGGCCATTGCGCTCAACATTGGCTGGATCATCCTCAACTGGCGCCGCGACTGGCCCATGCTGGTGGGCATCCCTTTCTTTCTTCTTTTGATCGCGGGGGTCGTGCTGAACACCATCTTTCTCGTCCGTGAGGTCCGCCGCAACGAGCGGCATGATAGCTTCCTCAACGCCGTGACCCACGAACTCAAGACCCCCATCACCTCCATCCGACTCTATCTTGAGACCCTCCAGCGCCGCGTCCTCAGTGAGGAGCAGCGGCAGCACTTCTACAGCATCATGCTGGCCGATAGCGAACGTCTCCTGGCCACCGTCGAGCAGGTCCTCAAGGCCGGTGAAGTCGGCCAGCGCGCACGCAACCAGGTCCGCGTAGAAGTGGACATGGCCGAGCTCGTGCGTCACTGTGTGGAAACCACTCTCCTCCAGCACCACCTCGCCGCAGACACCATCTCCTTCACCGCCTCTGGCTCCCCTCTGCTGGTGCGCGGCAATCCCGATGAGCTGCAGACCGCGGTCATGAACATTCTCAACAACTCAGTCAAGTACTCTCCCCATGGCCTCCGCGCGCGTGTCCGCCTGGCCCCGGAAGGCGATGCCTGGATCGTGCTCAGCGTCTCCGATGAAGGCATCGGGATCGCTCCGGCCCATCTCAAACGGATCTTCAAGCGCTTCTATCGTGTGCCCGCCCGTCAGGTCCTCCGCACCAAAGGGACTGGGCTGGGGCTCTTCCTGGTTCGCTCCATCGCACGTCAGCACGGCGGGGACGTAACGGCAGAGAGCGCAGGTGAAGGCCGCGGCACCACCATCCGCCTGCTGCTGCCGCGTCTGCTCGAACACGCCTCTCCTTCCCCATTGGAGTAG